TATGATTACGAACTAAACCAGATTTTTTTCGAAGATTTGGGACTTCGTAAACCAGATTATTTTCTTGAAGCTGCAGGGAAAACAGCCACAGAAACTGTAGGAAATATTTTAATTAAAATAGATCCTTTGTTGGAAGAATTAAAGCCAGATGCATTTTTGGTTTTAGGAGATACCAATTCTTGTCTGTGTGCAATTCCTGCAAAGAAAAGACACATCCCTATTTTCCACATGGAAGCTGGGAACAGATGTTTTGACCAAAGAGTTCCGGAAGAAACAAACCGTAAAATTGTAGATCATACATCAGATATTAATTTGACATATTCGGATATTGCAAGAGAATATTTGTTGAGAGAAGGACTTCCTGCAGACAGAATCATTAAAACAGGGTCGCCAATGTTTGAAGTTTTGAATCATTATTTACCTCAAATTGAAGCTTCTGATGTTTTAAATAAATTAAATTTAGAAGAAGGAAAATTCTTTGTAGTATCATCTCACCGTGAAGAAAACATCAATTCTGAGAAGAATTTTAAAGGATTAATGGCATCTTTAAATGCCATTGCAGAAAAATATCAATATCCAATCATTGTTTCTACGCACCCACGTACACAAAACATGATTGATAAGATGCAGATTGAAATGCGTTCGGAAATTCAGTTTTTAAAACCATTAGGCTTCCACGATTACAATGCATTGCAAAAACGAGCATATGCAGTATTATCCGATTCCGGAACAATTTCTGAAGAATCATCGATTTTAAACTTTAGAGCATTAAATATTCGTCAGGCACACGAAAGACCTGAAGCCATGGAGGAAGCAAGTGTAATGATGGTAGGTTTATCACCAGAACGTATTTTGCAAGGTTTAACTCAGGTTTTACAACAAAAAGTGGGAACAGAAAGAAACTTCAGACCTGTATCTGATTACTCGATGCCGAATGTTTCAGAGAAAGTGGTGAGAATCATTATTTCTTATACAGATTATATTAAAAGGACTGTTTGGTCAGAGGAAATTTAAAAATAATGAATGTTTTATTCTTAACATTGGTAGAAATCAACTCAATCGAAGAACGAGGGATTTATCAAGACTTGTTGCGAAAGTTTCGTAATGAAGGGCATCATCTCACCATTGTAACCCCTGTTGAAAGGAGAAAAAAAGTAGCAACTAATTTTAATGAAAAGGAAGGTGTTTCAATCCTTCAAGTTAAAACATTTAATATTCAGAAAACCAATATTGTTGAGAAAGGTATTGGTACACTTGCTATAGAATATCAATATCTTGCTGCAATAAAAAAATATACTTCAGATATAAAGTTTGACTTAGTTTTTTATTCTACACCACCTATAACATTTGCAAAGGTAATTGAATATGTGAAAAAGAGAGACAATGCTAAATCTTACCTTTTGTTAAAAGATATTTTTCCGCAAAATGCTGTTGATATGAATATGCTAAAGGAAGGTGGTTTTTTGCATAAACAATTTTTGAAAAAGGAAAAAAAACTTTATGTGATTTCTGATACTATAGGTTGTATGTCGCCCGCAAATGTCAGTTTTGTTTTAAAACATAATCCTGAAGTTGACAAAGATAAAGTTGAGGTTAATCCGAATACAATAGAACCTATTGCATTTAGCTATTCTGATGAGCAAAAGAAAGAAATTAGGGAAAAGTATCATATTCCTGTAGATAAAAAAGTGCTTGTATATGGTGGAAACTTGGGGAGACCTCAAGGTTTAGATTTCCTGTTAGAAACAATACAAGAAACAAAAAATCATGAGGCTTTTTTCTTGATAGTAGGAGACGGTACAGAATACGCCAAAATCAAGAATTGGTTTGATTACAATCGTCCAGAAAATGCAAAATTATTGCAAAGATTACCAAAGGAAGATTATGATAAGTTGTTGGCGGCTTGTGATGTAGGGTTGATATTTTTAGATAAAAACTTTTTAATACCAAATTTTCCATCAAGGTTATTATCTTATCTGGAAATGAAAATGCCTGTAATTGCTGCCACAGATTGCAATACAGATATTGGTGATATTATTGAAAATAATAGTTGTGGGTATAAAGTTATTGCAGGGAATCAAGTTGAAATGCAAACAAAATTAAAATATATTCTTAATGACGATTTGCAAAGGTTAGGAGATAATGCGGAAAAGTTATTAAATAACGAGTATCTTGTTGACAAATCCTACAATCTGATTATAGAAAAAATATGATGATGTACAAAAGTTATATAAAAAGACTACTAGATTTCACAGTGGCGCTTTTAGGATTATTGGTTTTAAGCCCTATATTTATCATTGTAACAATTGGGTTGTATTTTGCTAATGATGGAAAACCATTTTTCTTTCAAGCTCGTCCCGGATTAAGAGAGAAAATCTTTAATATCATTAAATTTAAAACGATGAATGATAAAAAAGATTCTAATGGGAATTTACTTTCTGATTCTGAAAGACTCACACCAATAGGAGCTTTTGTAAGAAAAATATCTTTGGATGAATTACCACAATTAATAAATGTACTAAAAGGCGATATGTCTCTAATTGGTCCGCGACCTTTATTGCCACAATATTTATCATTATACAGTGAAGAGCAAAGGCGTCGCCACAATGTTCGTCCTGGTATTACAGGATGGGCACAAGTAAACGGTAGAAATGCAATTTCTTGGAAGAGAAAGTTCGAATTGGATGTTTGGTATGTTAATAACATATCATTTTCCACAGATTGTAAGGTTTTTTTTACAACTTTTAAAAAGGTTTTTAAGAGCGAAGGTATTGCTCAGGACGGGCAAGCTACAATGGAAATATTTAATGGAAATAACTAGAATGAATAATATATTAATCACTTCAGCAGGACAAAGGGTTTCCTTGGTTAAAGCTTTTCAAAAAGAAATTCTAAATGTAAGCCCAGAAAGTAAGGTTTATACTGTAGATTTAAATCCTATTTTGGCTCCTGCATGCCATGTTTCAGATGGTTACAGAAAGGTTGAAAAAGTAAGCCATCCTATTTATATTCCTGAACTGATTGCAATTTGTAAAGAACTAGCTATTAGTATAATTATTCCAACAATTGATACCGAACTTTTGATTTTAGCAGAAAATAAAGAACTGTTTTTAAAAGAAGGGGTTACTCCTATTGTATCTGGATTAGATTTCGTTAAAGCTTGCCGAGATAAAAGGATAATTAATAATTTTTTTATTGAGAATAATATTGAAGTTCCCAAAAAAATTGATAAAAATAATCCTACTTTCCCGCTATTTATCAAGCCTTATGATGGCTCATTAAGTAAGGATATTTTTTTGATTAAAGATCAATCTGATTTTATAGATTATCATTTTTCAAATCCCAAATTAATGTTTATGGAATATATTGATCATACTGAACATGATGAATATACTGTGGATACATATTATGATAAAAATGGAAATTTAAAATGTATTGTTCCCAGAAAAAGAATCTTTGTGCGTGCTGGCGAGATTAATAAAGGAGTTACACACAAGAATGAAATTGTCGATTATGTAAAAGAAAGACTATCACACATTGATGGTGCAATAGGTTGTTTGACAATACAGTTTTTCTATAATCAAAGAACAAAAAGAATTATAGGGATAGAAATTAATCCTCGTTTTGGAGGTGGCTATCCGCTTAGTTATCTTGCAGGCGCTAATTATCCAAAGTTTATTATTGAAGAATATATTCACGGAAAAACAATTGAATATTTTGATAGTTGGGAAAATAATTTATTGATGTTAAGGTACGATAACGAAGTGTTGGTAAAAAACTATGGAGAATAAATATATCATTTTTGACCTTGATGATACTTTGGTTTACGAAATAAATTATTTAGAATCAGCATATTTAGATATAGCAAAAAAAATTGATGTTTTGAATTATCAGTTGTTGTATAATGATATGATTTCTTGGTATCACAGTAAATTGAATGTCTTTAATTTATTGATTGAAAAATATCCTTTACAAAAAGATTTAAATTTATTAGAACTTTACAGAAACCATTTTCCTAATATTGTGCTTAATGAAGGAGCACTCGAGGTTTTAGAGTACTTCAGAAGTAAGGGTTATAAATTAGGAGTAATTACAGATGGACGTTCGATTACTCAGCGAAATAAACTTAAATCTTTATCCATTGAAAATAAATTTGATAAAATAGTTGTTTCAGAGGAGTTTGGATCATCAAAACCAGATTTGAGAAATTTCAATAATTTTATCGAAGATGGAATTTCGGAGTATTATTATATCGCCGACAATCCCAATAAAGATTTTATAACTCCCAATAAATTAGGTTGGAAGTCGATATGTTTATTAAATAATGGGAAAAATATTCATCCTCAAAATTTTGAGGTAGATTACAGCTATCTTCCAAAAATTAGAATTAGAAGGCTGATCGAATTAATTGATATTATTTCGTAAACTTATTATTTAAATTATTAAAAGTAATTTTGCAAAACTGATAAAAAATAATATAATGCAAAACAAAATCTGGCTCTCTTCCCCACACATGGGTGGAAACGAACAAAAATATGTAAACGAAGCCTTTGATGCGAACTGGGTAGCACCATTAGGACCAAATGTAGATGGTTTTGAAAAAGATATAGAAACTTTTTTAAATACAGATGTTAAAGTAGCAGCACTTTCCGCAGGCACAGCAGCATTGCATTTGGCTCTTATTCAATGTGGGGTAGTCTATGGTGAGGAGGTCATTTGCCAGTCTATGACATTTTCCGCTTCAGCCAACCCAATTGCTTACTGCGGTGCAACTCCCGTTTTCATAGACTCAGAAAAAGAAACGTGGAATATTTGCCCTGTTGCTTTAGAAGAAGCAATCCAAGATAGAATTTCAAAAGGCAAAAAGCCAAAAGCTATTATTGTCGTTCATTTATACGGAATGCCGGCAAAAATGGATGAGATTACTGCAATCGCTAAAAAATATGAAATTTCTGTAATTGAAGATGCTGCTGAAGCTTTGGGCTCAACCTACAAAGGGCAAGCTTGCGGAACATTCGGTCGTTTCGGGATTTTGTCTTTTAACGGAAATAAAATTATTACCACTTCTGGAGGAGGTGCATTGGTTTGTCATAGTCAGGAAGATAAAGATAAAGCAGTATTCTTATCAACACAGGCAAGAGATAATGCTCCTCATTATCAACATTCGCACATTGGATACAATTATCGTATGAGCAATATTGTAGCAGGTATTGGTCGCGGTCAAATGGAAGTTTTAAGTGAAAGGATAGATGCACGCAGAAAAATGCACGATTTTTATGTTGATGTTTTTAAAAATATTGATGGTGTAGAGGTTTTTTCTGAACCAAATGAAAACTATTACTCTAATCATTGGTTGTCTGCGATTATCATTGATGAAAAGATAGCAGGGAAAAACCGGGAAGATTTAAGATTAGCTTTTCTCGAAGATAATATAGAATCAAGACCACTTTGGAAGCCAATGCATTTACAACCTGTTTTTGCAGATACTCCATATTATGGGACTAATGTTGCAGAGAAACTATTTGATGATGGGTTGTGCTTGCCATCAGGCTCAAATCTTTCTGAAACTGACAAAGAAAGAAT
Above is a genomic segment from Chryseobacterium mulctrae containing:
- the wecB gene encoding non-hydrolyzing UDP-N-acetylglucosamine 2-epimerase; this translates as MKKLKVVTVVGTRPEIIRLSRVLDALDASDAVEHIIVHTGQNYDYELNQIFFEDLGLRKPDYFLEAAGKTATETVGNILIKIDPLLEELKPDAFLVLGDTNSCLCAIPAKKRHIPIFHMEAGNRCFDQRVPEETNRKIVDHTSDINLTYSDIAREYLLREGLPADRIIKTGSPMFEVLNHYLPQIEASDVLNKLNLEEGKFFVVSSHREENINSEKNFKGLMASLNAIAEKYQYPIIVSTHPRTQNMIDKMQIEMRSEIQFLKPLGFHDYNALQKRAYAVLSDSGTISEESSILNFRALNIRQAHERPEAMEEASVMMVGLSPERILQGLTQVLQQKVGTERNFRPVSDYSMPNVSEKVVRIIISYTDYIKRTVWSEEI
- a CDS encoding glycosyltransferase family 4 protein, with protein sequence MNVLFLTLVEINSIEERGIYQDLLRKFRNEGHHLTIVTPVERRKKVATNFNEKEGVSILQVKTFNIQKTNIVEKGIGTLAIEYQYLAAIKKYTSDIKFDLVFYSTPPITFAKVIEYVKKRDNAKSYLLLKDIFPQNAVDMNMLKEGGFLHKQFLKKEKKLYVISDTIGCMSPANVSFVLKHNPEVDKDKVEVNPNTIEPIAFSYSDEQKKEIREKYHIPVDKKVLVYGGNLGRPQGLDFLLETIQETKNHEAFFLIVGDGTEYAKIKNWFDYNRPENAKLLQRLPKEDYDKLLAACDVGLIFLDKNFLIPNFPSRLLSYLEMKMPVIAATDCNTDIGDIIENNSCGYKVIAGNQVEMQTKLKYILNDDLQRLGDNAEKLLNNEYLVDKSYNLIIEKI
- a CDS encoding sugar transferase codes for the protein MYKSYIKRLLDFTVALLGLLVLSPIFIIVTIGLYFANDGKPFFFQARPGLREKIFNIIKFKTMNDKKDSNGNLLSDSERLTPIGAFVRKISLDELPQLINVLKGDMSLIGPRPLLPQYLSLYSEEQRRRHNVRPGITGWAQVNGRNAISWKRKFELDVWYVNNISFSTDCKVFFTTFKKVFKSEGIAQDGQATMEIFNGNN
- a CDS encoding ATP-grasp domain-containing protein encodes the protein MNNILITSAGQRVSLVKAFQKEILNVSPESKVYTVDLNPILAPACHVSDGYRKVEKVSHPIYIPELIAICKELAISIIIPTIDTELLILAENKELFLKEGVTPIVSGLDFVKACRDKRIINNFFIENNIEVPKKIDKNNPTFPLFIKPYDGSLSKDIFLIKDQSDFIDYHFSNPKLMFMEYIDHTEHDEYTVDTYYDKNGNLKCIVPRKRIFVRAGEINKGVTHKNEIVDYVKERLSHIDGAIGCLTIQFFYNQRTKRIIGIEINPRFGGGYPLSYLAGANYPKFIIEEYIHGKTIEYFDSWENNLLMLRYDNEVLVKNYGE
- a CDS encoding HAD family hydrolase, whose translation is MENKYIIFDLDDTLVYEINYLESAYLDIAKKIDVLNYQLLYNDMISWYHSKLNVFNLLIEKYPLQKDLNLLELYRNHFPNIVLNEGALEVLEYFRSKGYKLGVITDGRSITQRNKLKSLSIENKFDKIVVSEEFGSSKPDLRNFNNFIEDGISEYYYIADNPNKDFITPNKLGWKSICLLNNGKNIHPQNFEVDYSYLPKIRIRRLIELIDIIS
- a CDS encoding aminotransferase class I/II-fold pyridoxal phosphate-dependent enzyme, which translates into the protein MQNKIWLSSPHMGGNEQKYVNEAFDANWVAPLGPNVDGFEKDIETFLNTDVKVAALSAGTAALHLALIQCGVVYGEEVICQSMTFSASANPIAYCGATPVFIDSEKETWNICPVALEEAIQDRISKGKKPKAIIVVHLYGMPAKMDEITAIAKKYEISVIEDAAEALGSTYKGQACGTFGRFGILSFNGNKIITTSGGGALVCHSQEDKDKAVFLSTQARDNAPHYQHSHIGYNYRMSNIVAGIGRGQMEVLSERIDARRKMHDFYVDVFKNIDGVEVFSEPNENYYSNHWLSAIIIDEKIAGKNREDLRLAFLEDNIESRPLWKPMHLQPVFADTPYYGTNVAEKLFDDGLCLPSGSNLSETDKERIEKGIKNFFS